In the genome of Candidatus Acidiferrales bacterium, the window TCGTGCAGTCCGCAGCACACACCGCAAATCCGTCGCGTGTCGCGCGGTCAAACGGCGGATAATTGCGGTCCGCGACGACCTCTTCGGCCAGCACTCGGCCCAGCGCATTTTCCAGTTGGATGGTTTCCGTTGTCGGGACGCGGCGGAGGCCGCTGACAACGTCAATGACCTTCTTGCGTGCGTCCGCGAACGACAGCATAGCTCTTCACAACCAGCCGGCGAGCTTCGTTCCGCGAGGAACAATCGTGGCATCGCGCTCCGGCCCTGTCGAAATCATTCCGATCTCGACTCTCAGCGCATCCGCGATGAATTTCAGATAGTCGCGCGCCGCCTCGGGAAGCTCTTCCGCTTGCCGAATGTGATCCGTGCGTTTCTGCCACCCGCGAACGGTTTTGTATTCCGGCGTCACTTCCGCCAGAATTTCCACTTCCGCGGGCATTTCCGTGAGTTTCGATCCCTTATAACGATATCCGACGCAAACCCGAATTTCTTTTTGCGTGTCAAACACATCGAGCTTCGTCACCACAAGCGAATCCACGCCGTTGAGCTGAACCGCGTACTGCAGCATCACGAGATCGAGCCATCCGCATCGCCGTGGCCGTCCCGTCACCGCGCCATATTCATTTCCGCGGTCGCGCACTGCCTGCGCATCGAGATCCGGCATCTCCGTCGGAAATGGCCCGCCGCCGACGCGCGTCGTGTACGCCTTCGTCACGCCGATCACCGCAGTCATGAGCTTCGGCGCAAATCCCAGCCCTGTGCATGCCCCGCCCGATGTCGCGCTCGACGACGTGACGTACGGATACGTTCCGTGGTCAATGTCCAGCATCGTCCCCTGCGCACCCTCGAACAGAATCGACTCGCCGTTTTTCAGCGCGCGATTCACCAGCTCGGAAGTATCCACCACGTAACCGCGAATTCGTTCCGCCAGGTCCCGGTATTTCTCGAGAATGCCTTTCGTATCCAGAGCCGAATCGTACGCCGCTCTGCTGTACGCGTCTTTTTCTTCGATATCCCGTTCGAGCTTGCGCTCGAATCGCTCCGCATCCATCAAATCGCAGACGCGCAAGCCCCGCCGCGCCATCTTGTCCTCATACGCCGGCCCGATGCCCCGCGACGTCGTCCCAATCCGATGCGGCCCTCGCGCCGCTTCTGAGGATTTTTCGAGTTCGCGATGAAAGGGAAAAATCAGATGCGCGCGATTGCTAAGGAAGAGCCGCCCATTTACTTCCACTCCGCCATTTTTCAGGCTGTCGAGCTCCGCTTCCAGCGCCGCCGGATCGACCACCACTCCCGCGCCGATGATCGCCTTTTTCCCCGGCCGCAGAATTCCGCACGGAATCAGTTGCAGAACAAATCGCTGGCCATTGATGATGACCGTGTGGCCTGCGTTGTGTCCGCCGCCATAGCGCGCGCTGTAATCGAACGAATTGGCCAGATAATCGACAACCTTGCCTTTGCCTTCGTCGCCCCACTGCGCGCCAACGATCGCGATCGCCTTCGCCACGCTCTCCCGCCTTCTCCTCTGTCCTCAGTCCACTGCCCAGCCGCACTCTGCCCGCGTCAATCTTCCTCGGAAAATATTTCGGAAGGATTACAGGCAGCGTAGACTCATCATCCTACGCTGGACTTGCAGGGATGGCAAGGAATTCATCGCGCCATTCCTTTTCCGGGATGTGCGTGGAGAAAATTCCAGGTTAATCTATTGCGCTACGTGCCGTTCGATCACCTTGTCGATCTGCCCCTTGGGTACCGCGCCGACAACTTGATCCACAACCTGCCCGCCCTTGAAAATCAAGAGTGCTGGGATTCCGCGAATATTGAACTTTCCCGGCGTATTCATATTCTCGTCGACGTTCATCTTGACGACTTTCAGCTTCCCGGCGCGCTCCGTGGCAATCGCGTCAACGGTCGGCGAAAGCGCACGGCACGGGCCGCACCATTCCGCCCAGAAATCCACCATCACGGGCTGCGTCTTGCTTGCATCCAGGACCTCCGACTGGAAACTCGCATCGCTCACCGCTGCAATATTTTGTGACATTATCTCCCTCGTTTTTTATTCCGCGCGAACCCGCAATCGTTCCGCGCTAAAGATTAGATGACGCTGCCGCTATTTGGACTCTAGCCTGCCGCGCGGCATCATACAGCTTAACGTACTCGGCTGCCGAAGTTTTCCACGAAAAATCCTTCGCCATTCCGTTCATTTGAATCGTGCGCCACTGTTTCACATCGCGATACGCGGCGACAGCCTCCCGCACACATCCGAGAAGCGCCGCGCCTTCATACGCCTCGAACTTGAAGCCCGTTCCTTTGCCGGTGCGGGGGTCATAGGATTCCACCGTGTCATCCAGGCCCCCTGTCGCGCGAACCACGGGCACCGTGCCGTAGCGCAAGCTGTAAATCTGATTCAACCCGCAAGGCTCGTAGCGCGACGGCATTAGAAACAGGTCCGCGCCGGCCTCGATCTTGTGCGCTATGGTGTTATCGTATGCAATCTTCACTCCCACGCGCGCCGGATATTTCCTGGCCAGCTCCTGGAACAGCTTCTCGTATTTCGCATCGCCGTTGCCCAGAGCCACAATGGCCAGGTTTTCCTTCATCAGCTCCGCGGCTGCCTGCGCGATGAGGTCAAATCCTTTTTGGTCCACGAATCGCGACACAATCCCGAAGACTGGCCGCTCCGCGTTTTCCGCGGGCAAATGAAACGCCGCCAGCAAATCCTTCTTGCACAGCCGCTTTCCGTCCATCACCTTCGCCGAATATGTGGCGGCGATATTCGTATCCGTCTCCGGGCTCCACGCCGCATAATCCACGCCGTTCAAAATTCCCATCACGCGATTGCCGCGCGAACGGATCACGCCTTCG includes:
- the glgA gene encoding glycogen synthase GlgA; translation: MKILFVSPEGLPFSKTGGLADVVEALPRSLVAMGHQIAVLLPRYRGNQASRTVLPSLSIPLGQRMRFPAIAEAGTFEGVRYYFVNDPGYFDREKLYGDQSGDYPDNPQRFAELSRAAIEFAKQIWMPDVMHCHDWQAALVPVCLRTIYAHDAAVNHLPVIFTVHNLGYQGLFPRTTLALAGLPEDLFRMDALEYYGKVNFLKGALVYSDYITTVSRKYAQEMQTAEFGCGLEGVIRSRGNRVMGILNGVDYAAWSPETDTNIAATYSAKVMDGKRLCKKDLLAAFHLPAENAERPVFGIVSRFVDQKGFDLIAQAAAELMKENLAIVALGNGDAKYEKLFQELARKYPARVGVKIAYDNTIAHKIEAGADLFLMPSRYEPCGLNQIYSLRYGTVPVVRATGGLDDTVESYDPRTGKGTGFKFEAYEGAALLGCVREAVAAYRDVKQWRTIQMNGMAKDFSWKTSAAEYVKLYDAARQARVQIAAASSNL
- the trxA gene encoding thioredoxin, producing the protein MSQNIAAVSDASFQSEVLDASKTQPVMVDFWAEWCGPCRALSPTVDAIATERAGKLKVVKMNVDENMNTPGKFNIRGIPALLIFKGGQVVDQVVGAVPKGQIDKVIERHVAQ
- a CDS encoding adenylosuccinate synthase — its product is MAKAIAIVGAQWGDEGKGKVVDYLANSFDYSARYGGGHNAGHTVIINGQRFVLQLIPCGILRPGKKAIIGAGVVVDPAALEAELDSLKNGGVEVNGRLFLSNRAHLIFPFHRELEKSSEAARGPHRIGTTSRGIGPAYEDKMARRGLRVCDLMDAERFERKLERDIEEKDAYSRAAYDSALDTKGILEKYRDLAERIRGYVVDTSELVNRALKNGESILFEGAQGTMLDIDHGTYPYVTSSSATSGGACTGLGFAPKLMTAVIGVTKAYTTRVGGGPFPTEMPDLDAQAVRDRGNEYGAVTGRPRRCGWLDLVMLQYAVQLNGVDSLVVTKLDVFDTQKEIRVCVGYRYKGSKLTEMPAEVEILAEVTPEYKTVRGWQKRTDHIRQAEELPEAARDYLKFIADALRVEIGMISTGPERDATIVPRGTKLAGWL